The genomic DNA tctataatattaaaactaaaacttaaaatggaagatcacacgtttggtttcagcagactcgcctcagattgaaaacgcttttatagacattgtaaatcacaaaatttggtgttatgttaggttttcatcgtagtagtaactgcgaaatcgaaacacagtcaattgtgcgcgcgatgtaccttttttccccattttgaaactaccgacggagccgcacgcaatcaattgtgcgcgcgatccgcgatgtaccctttttcattctgaaactaccaacggagccgaatgcaataaaataaatttcaattgtccgtattttgcccagacattgcgattttttaaacggcgatatcttgcttaaaaataatcttaagTGCGAAAGAAcgaatcaagtttgacaaattccaagatcgcaaaaatacgactccaatttatttatagttggcagtttatcacgtattttatgttattttagaatagtatgctttcattttagtaatcctaatagtaatctcgaatcaaacgtgagtaacgattgaatatgtggacatggacatggattgaatattttacgcaacagaaatctcgttatccgttttttcaATCGCAaaaaatgttgcgcggaaatttccgattccaattttgaaccacctccctcttaagaatccttgctgcgctcctgcttataaataatgtcatttttttaattccgcctctttgccatatttcgaggctatactGTTGTCATatattatcaaagctgttattgcttctttgaacagttacgaaattagtcagtattttaaaaagtaatcgaatagctcgcggagcccctgggtttctcttgcggagccctggggctccgtacggagcactttgagaacctatggtgtagacagtctgtgcaaccgatattgaggtatttttcaaatattttttattataccgaaaaaacaaccggggcattgccccggttggccctattaatgcgccgccactgcttttatttatttcaaagttttagtggtctctatgggattcgtttgttctgtgtgcgatgacgtcatataAATTGAAACTTATGCAAAATGGGTCGGTCTCGTTACTGTGTGGTGGTCAGTTACCAGTGTAACTTCGTTTGAGTcttcttgattatatatttgagcattgctatgttgttattattataaattggTTGACCAGAAAGCGggtgaaataaaaataccagAGCACAAAACTAAAAGCCGGCGAGAAATTTTTTGAAACCGCCCAAATGCTCAGAATGGGCGGTTGGCGCGCTGTGCTAGACGTAAGAATACATCTGATTACCTGGAACTTGTCCcaattatgtgcgagagtatTGATGGACTCTTCGATGGGTCACGTAACTACTTGttgattacggcttcctccatgaAGTCCATGCTTTTGAAAGGGCTGGTAAACTATTTCCATACAATACATAACCcttaaccggatgagaggccgtggttcgccatatgactaGGCCGTCTCATCGACTCTTCTctcggtatatatatatattgaatcagtatatatatatatatatatatatatatatatatatatatatctaatacggTAGTTAAGTAGACATACCATGCTAAAATAGCGACAGTTATGTAGACGGAAAAATTGAGTCGACATTTTCCTGTCCACTTAATTATTACACCTTCCGTAACTaaattttttgagtttttgttgCTGAAAGCTCTCtttctttaaaaaaatagtattaaaaatattgtgttCCTCCAATATTTTTAATGTATCTGCATATTTCGCGAATTTTGAGCGGACGGTAGATCTGCTAGTTTATATTCGACGGGTATAATTTTCATACATTAAGTGGACATTTTGTTTATGCAAAAATCTTTTGATTTTCAGGTAtatgtttttacgattttttgaGTGTGGGTTTGATAATTTTGAGACGATAAACAAGCAAAATATGAAGGTCGTGCAGGCTGTATTTCGCATTTAAAGGGTGATAAACTGAAAAGGACCCTCATTTACAACTCCTTTTCAAAGCGGGCTTAGTGACGTAATAGGAAAACTATCGGAGACTAAACACGCTTGCAGGTTTTCTTTCGCACGTGGGGTGGATGCAAAGAGGGAATTAGTAACTTTATACGTGAATGAATGCAACCATTTAGCTTACAATAATCTGTTGTGTTGTTATAGAAGTGATTCGAGTCTTTTCTGCTACGTGTTATCAATTAGCCAGTGAGTTGACAGAAGGTCGAGTCATATCAAGCTTGCAATAATATTTTGGAAGTATCTTACACCGCAGAGATTCTGAACCTCATTATGAGGAAGGTTGCTGGTTATTGTCAGATTAGGTCACTATATTTATGCTGTTGAGATTTTTCATTCAATCCAGATTAGCAAAATATAGACTGTTGATCCTGTTATGTTTTTACTGGTCACAATTCTGACCATCAAAATAATGCTTCGACTGCAAAGCAAGCGAGGGAGAAAACCCATCGATGTTGCAAAGGaaagttgtttgaaaaatttgtcCACATCCGATTTTTCTGTAAAACTGGTGGATTCTGAAATTGGTATGTAAATAGGAAAAATTGAGTTAActgaaaaatatcaattatgAGTCGTTGATGTCATTAATGCTGTGACGTTTCCCTCAAATAATAACATCTGCAAACCTATGTGGCATATGTAATAAATGTTTATGATATGTTTAGGAACAACTTTATATCGTGGTCACGATGATCTAGGGATTTCGTTTGCAATAATCATCATGTTTTCACGAGGGCTGTTAAATTCGAAAATTAtcaaaaagttataaaatattaatgagCAACAACATCTCAATGTAAAATCTTCTTTTATCGTATTATAGGCAAAGGTCTTTTCGCTGAAAAATCATTCTGTCAGGGCGACTTTTTGTTAGAGTATAAAGGCAAAAGACTAGATGAAGATGACGGTCTAGCGACAGAGAGcattttcacttatttttttcaacactCATCCAAAATATTCTGGTAAGAGCTCCTGTTTAATACAATCTgctatcaaatttttaataaattgccAATCATTTTTATGAGATTTGGGTAAACTTTGTTCTATtagattattttaatattatatcatCTATGTATATCTTTCAACCTTTAAACGGTTGTATTTGGAGGGCAATGGAAAAGTTATTAGTGcctcatgaatatatatatacctgttTAGACTCCGTCTATGAAAATCCAAGTATAATTCACTAAATACGCTCTTTGTTAGTTATTCAAAACATGCATTCTGAGTTCTTACTGAATCACCCAAACTGAAATTCAGCATTATATTCACAAGATGGTGACTTGCTTAACCCGTGATTAATTTAGCATTGATGCCCAAGAAACTGACTGTATATGCAAATATGCAAATGATGATTGGAACAATCCGAACgcaacaatgaagaaaatagtaGTGGAAGATGTCCCTCACCTTTGCTTATTTGCTCGTCGAGACATCAACGTAGGAGACGAAATCCGATACGACTACAATTACCCAAACGCACCTTGGCGTAAAATAAAGTGGTCTATCGGCCAGAGTAAGTGAACTTTTTACGTTACGTAAAACCTGATTCAACGTTTAATGGGTTTGTTTTAAACAAAGATGCTGATCTATATAAAAAACTAGATTACAGTAGCCTAGTACAAACTACAGTGCAATCGTAAACAGAGAAGAGTGAAAAcaacatataatatatatacagaaagtttttatatttatgcccTTCCGAGCATTATTTGTAGAGTTTTTATTGCGCTTATAGATATTAGCAGCATTAGCTTTTAAAGAGAATTATGATTTCGCAGATTTGAGATACAAATTATTTGGCATGTCTAATCAGGTTTTAGTTACGAAGCAAATCATTGTCATTTACAAGGTTCTGCAGAAGATGCAGAAAGTACAGAAGATATTAACAATGTCGGTGTCGGggaaatagatttatttttgaCTGAAGAATTTGGAGATTTGTTGGCACCGCCTAATACAGGTTTCTGTGCTAGTATATTAAGATGAAATTATAAGTATATAAGCATATAATTGTGAATTTTGTAAACAGAGAATAAGTGTCACTGAGGAAAAAAATCCAAGGTTCAACTGGTTCGAGTTTTAGTATTAAGTTTCCAAAATGTACATAGTCATAGAACTGACagtgaaaatatttcataaatttggcTTAGCAAATGAATATGTAATGTACAGAAAGATTTTCGAACAGTGCAAACAACAGTAACGCAGAATAAAGCTATAATATTCTTGAATGTAATATTTATATCTGGTGTTTTAGTAACTTGGTTAATCTTGTAACATTCACAGAAAACAGCGACACCggaataaacaatattttatatcaaaatcaatcAGGTTGGTAATAAAACTATTTCAAGATTTCGGATTTCATTTGCAAGAGTGTGTAATTTACCAGAATTCCTAAATGCAGATAACAATACAAACGAAGAATTTGAAAATGCAATCGATTTATTTTTTCCTCGAGAAGTAGGAGATATCACATCCGATGGGTTGATGCCACATAGTATAGGTTTGTAAAgttcagtaaaaatatattttttctttgaaGTATATAATAGAACGGCTCTTATtacgatatttttttattcggATTATTTGTGATCTGGCGCGTATCaccgttttattttatcataattatccGGCTATTCTCTAGGCCTGGAGTGAACAACATGGGGCACGCATGCCAACGTTGGCACGCcatacgctcaaacgtggcacgcgaacggttttgtaaaaaaaatcatttatgatatacaataaaatatcacgtttatatcTAAATTAGTAGTTTTTTaggacattaaattgtttcaataaataaatattcgttattatgttataatattgaaatttgtttgatgtGTGTTCTACGGGAGGTAATTCACAGTAATAACGATTGTGCGTGGCACGTATTTTGAAAAATGTGGCACGtgtcctcatttgagttgtgtaCCCCTGCTCTAGGCTGTATATGTGTTCTCATTTAGGTGATTCTCCCGCGAGATGGCCGACCCTTCAAAACTTAGCAGACGGAAATGCTGAAAGTGACTCCGCGGTTGCTGTGACAGGAGGTAACTAAATGTGTTTTTATGCTTGTTTATTGTTATTAACTCAGTAGCAAATAAATATCGATACATGGTACTAAACCAAATTATGACAATATATGTCCCCAATATAGAATAGCGCTGGTATCTGCGCATACTTGTCTAGAATTTCTAAAACTGTGCTTCACTGTCATGGTAGCATTGAAACTTTTAggcataaaattaaaaaaatgattatacAGAACTTTGATGTACGTTTTAGTGATAATGGACCACCCCATTTACTTTATCCTGTTATTTTAATGGTGGGAATTAATTGAATcacatcaaatttatttgacTAGACCAAAACACAATGATGATATTTTGTGACTAATgcatgtatttttattaaaattctaGATGAGTCTACAGACTATGTCCCAGCATCTTCAGAGTCACTTTCAATAAGCGATTTGAGTGATTCTAAAGAAAACCATACAAATAACAAAGACGATAACGGTTGTAAATCGAAGCCAAAAAAGCTTTTGAATAAAGAAATGCAATCCAAAAAGGaaacaaacagaaaaaagaGAATTCCACGGCCTTGCTTATTCTGCGGGAAATTTATTGTTAAACTTAAAAGACATTTGTCCACTATACATAAAGAGGAGCCgacaatatgcaaaatattttcgcTCCCCTTTGCAAAAAGGCAGCAAGAATTTGATATAATAAGAAAAAAGGGAATCTTCCAATATAACATGCAAATGTTAAAGGACCGTAAACCGTTAATAGCGGAAAGACACCAAGGCCGTGGCAGTATGAAAATTTGCACCAACTGTTCCGGCTTCTTCCAAAGAAAAACATTTCACAGACATCATCAGTTGTGTCGAAGCAAATTTGGTAGTCCTGCTTCTGCGACGGGTTTGTGCGTCGAATCCATGGTTTGTCATGGTGATGAAGCATTTGCTGACTTGCTCACACGATTTCAAAATGACGAAAAGGGAAATTTATGTAGACAGGATGAGTTAATAAAGACTGTCGGCCGAAGCCAATTTCAGAAACACCGAAAGAAAACTGAAAAGAAATCAGAATCGAGGAAGGCCGTAATGGCGAATATGAGATTGTTGGCATCCCTTTTTGTCGAATTCAAATCGTGtgcaacaaaacaaaatgtaaatgtATCGTCGGAGAATATGCTTCGACGCGagtattttatgattttagaaGAAGCCATACAAAATATTGCAACACACGAGGATGGTGCATTAAAATCGGGGTTAATGGTCAATATTGGAAATTTACTCAAAATGGCTGCCAAAGTAATGAAAGGAACCCACCTCATGAATTTGGATGACGAAAAAGCggaacaaatagaaaagttcgAAGCTGTTTTACAATTAAGATGGATACGAAATTTTGGCGATGCCGAATACCAGGTTGTAAAAAATAGACAATCTAAACTAAGATTGCCAAGTGAGCTACCTATTGAAAACGACGTGACACAGATTCGAAAGTACACCCTTGAAACGATGCAGCGAGAAGTCAGTGATGATTTGTCATTGTGGGGCCCCGAAAAATTCATAGTTGTCCGTAATTTGGTTATCTCCCGTTTAACGCTTTTTAATGCTAGGCGAGGAGGCGAGCCAAGTAGGTTGTTGGTGAGGCACTGGGAAGAGGCAAAAAGGGAACAATGGATCGATAAGCAACGTCGTTCAAAAGCAATTTCGCCGATGGACAAGTTTCTTATGGataattttaaagtaatataTCACGGTGGGAAAGGCATTTCTCATCTAGTCCCAGCACTTGTGCCGCCTGACTGTGTCGAAGCATTAGACGCGCTTTCAGATCCAGAGATACGGCAGCTATGCgatataaacaataaaaatgaattccTGTTTCCCAGTACACGCCATTCTATGGATCATGCCAGCGGCTGGCACTGTACAAAGGATGTCGCTACTGCTGCGGGAATAAAAACCAATATTACAGCTACACAAATGCGGCACAGAGCAGCAACTTTGTATGCCGAACTCGATGTACCCGAAAATTTCAGGGATGCTTTTTTTCGTCACATGGGACACTccaaagaaataaacaaaaacgtTTATCAATGTCCACTGGCAGTACAAGAAATAACACAAGTCGGATCATACTTGGCTAATATAGATGGATTTTCACTTCCCCAAGGTGAGGCTAGCAATCATTTCGTTAGGCAAAATCTTATCCTAGCAATTTGTGTTTGATTCACTATAATTGCTATATGTGGATTTCATACTTAATCGAATTAGCTTCCCTTATTCACATTCTGTTGTTTTATATACTATTGGATATGTTTTTCAGGTAATCTTCATAATATTGCACCAACACCTTCTGAAAAACATAGTATCTCTTCGTTCGAAGAAGGTGAAGAAGAATTCAGGGAAAGAGGtttgtatttctgtattttaccATAACCATAATGTTATGATTTTGAGCTAGTATAAGCAGGAATATTGCGTTTTGTTCCACAAACAATTAGAGTGTTAAATTTTCTCCTCAATTAATTTAACATTAATCTTGTTTTTTAGAAACTTCAATTTCTACGCAGTTGCAAAATACTACTCAATCATCATCCGGTACGTCCCTATGTGATGAAGAAATTATAGGAAAAAAACGAGGTTAATGCTTTTGTTACACTTTTCAACACCTAAATAATTATTGAACTGCCATTATCTGTTTTAGTAAGAAGATATACAAGATGGTCGCCTTCTGCCACGTCCAGTCTTTTGACCTTTTTCAAATCCTATATCGAGGACACCTCATCTACAGGGTGCAAGGGCACTTTACCAGGTATCTTCATTTGATTTCAAACCTTTTTTGGATAAAGCTTCTAATTAAGtggttaattttaaatttgctAGCTATTTTTTAAGTTGAAGGGTGTTAAAATAGCtggttatttaaaaaattgtgcgTTAAAGCATGGTTTTAGGAGTAagcatttgaatttttcaagcTGGCTAGTAAATCTAAATGTCCTCTCTGAAAAGTGAATGCGAAACGTTAAATTATACTTCCTTTTTCTGCAGGCCGGAAGATAATAAAAGAATTTCTAGAAAAGCATCATGATATTCTCGAAGGTCTATGCGAAAAAGAAAAAGTTTGTGCAACACACACAAAAGTCTTTAACGAACGAAATAAATTTAGACGAAAGTATGATGCCAGCTTAAAAGCTTTGACCGAATGAGCCTATTAAGTTGACTTGCAGTTTCTTTTTAATTAATGGTCGCGGTACCGAACCTGATTCTTTTATTTAATACTTTTATCAGCGAATGTGTCAGCGTTACATATTCATTGTGTCCATTGTGTTATAGGTTACACTAAACTTAGTCGAATAATTggacattttaaatatcaatatgCTCCCAGAATTAACTCAATGTCACAATTATAGGGGTCAGATGGGtgatttatgatatattttggtGTCGTTTCTCaatctaattttaaaatttcgtttttaattATGCCGCACTCATGTTGTCAAATAGGTggacattttgaaaatattttgtgcaATGTTTTTCAATGGGAGCGGTGttccaaatttcatttttcaattgcgTGTAACACTTAAAAGGCCGTATACGTATTTATTCTGATTCTCAAAATGCTTGGcattccatattttttttattatttgggTAGTGAATTAAGTGGTCAGATATGTGAACatttaagaaatatttctcaatattattAGAGAATTTCAGAATTCcgtttttttatcatttgcacACTTAAGTGGCAAGATAGGTTAACATTTGAGAAATTTATGTGTACTAATTCTCAATATGGCTCTGATATTTCGTATTTTTCAATTACCATATCATATttcgttttttattatatgtcaATTCAAGttgtcggataggtggacatttgagatatagtATGACATACTATGTGTGTTcggattttcaaaatgattggcattttggattttcgtttttcaattatatgtcgagtaggtggacatttgagatatattttgattaCTGACTCCCAAAATAATTCGCATTTtggattttcgtttttcaattatatgtcgATTTAAGTGGACGGAGTGgtggacatttaagatatattttcaatactgattctcaaaattattggcattttggattttcgtttttcaattaCATGTCCATTTAAGTGaacggataggtggacatttaagatataCTTTGATTAGtgattctcaaaattattggcattttggattttcgtttttcaattatatgtcgATTTAAGTGgacggataggtggacatttaagagatattttcaatactgattctcaaaattattggcattttggattttcgtttttcaatcaTTTGTCGATTTAAGTGGACGGAGAGgtggacatttaagatatattttcaatactgattctcaaaattattggcaTTTTGGATTTTCGTTTTCCAATTATATGTCGATTTAAGTGgacggataggtggacatttaagatatattttgattagtgattctcaaaattattggcattttggattttcgtttttcaatcaTTTGTCGATTTAAGTGgacggataggtggacatttaagatataCTTTGATTAGtgattctcaaaattattgccattttggattttcgtttttcaattatatgtcgATTTAAGTGgacggataggtggacattgaagatatattttgattagtgattctcaaaattattggcattttggattttcatttttcaattatatgtcgATTTAAGTGAACGGATAGATGGACATTTAagatatattttgattagtgattctcaaaattattggcattttggattttcgtttttcaattatatgtcgATTTAAGTGaacggataggtggacatttaagatatattttcaatactgaTTCTTAAAATTATTGGCATTTTGGATTTTTGGTGGACGGAGAGgtggacatttaagatatattttcaatactgattctcaaaattattggcattttggattttcgtttttcaattatatgtcgATTTAAGTGgacggataggtggacatttaagatatattttgatttgtgattctcaaaattattggcattttggattttcgtttttcaatcaTTTGTCGATTTAAGTGgacggataggtggacatttatGATATACTTTGATTAGTGATTCTCAAAATTGTTGGCATTTTagattttcgtttttcaatcaTTTGTCGATTTAGgtggacatttaagatataCTTTGATTAGtgattctcaaaattattggcattttggattttcgtttttcaattatatgtcgATTTAAGTGgacggataggtggacatttaagagatattttcaatactgattctcaaaattattggcattttggattttcgtttttcaatcaTTTGTCGATTTAAGTGGACGGAGAGgtggacatttaagatatattttcaatactgattctcaaaattattggcaTTTTGGATTTTCGTTTTCCAATTATATGTCGATTTAAGTGgacggataggtggacatttaagatatattttgattagtgattctcaaaattattggcattttggattttcgtttttcaatcaTTTGTCGATTTAAGTGgacggataggtggacatttaagatatattttcaatactgaTTCTCAAAATCATTAGCATTTTagattttcgtttttcaatcaTATGTCGATTTAAGTGAaaggataggtggacattttagatatattttgaTTACTGATTCTCAAAATTGTTGGCATTTTGGATTTTCGTTTTCCAATCAATTGTCGATTTAAGTGgacggataggtggacatttaagatataCTTCGATTAGtgattctcaaaattattggcattttggattttcgtttttcaattatatgtcgATTTAAGTGgacggataggtggacatttaagatatattttgattagtgattctcaaaattattggcatttcggattttcgtttttcaattatatgtcgATTTAAGTGAACGGATGGATGGACATTTAagatatattttgattagtgattctcaaaattattggcattttggattttcgtttttcaattatatgtcgATATAAGTGAACGGATAGATGGATATTTAAGATATATTTTGAGTAGtgattctcaaaattattggcattttggattttcgtttttcaattatatgtcgGTTTAAGTGaacggataggtggacatttaagatatattttgattagtgattctcaaaattattggcattcttgattttcgtttttcaattatatgtcgATTTAAGTGaacggataggtggacatttaagatatattttcaatactgaTTCCCAAAATCATTAGTATTTTagattttcgtttttcaatca from Styela clava chromosome 12, kaStyClav1.hap1.2, whole genome shotgun sequence includes the following:
- the LOC120330366 gene encoding uncharacterized protein LOC120330366 isoform X1 encodes the protein MFLLVTILTIKIMLRLQSKRGRKPIDVAKESCLKNLSTSDFSVKLVDSEIGKGLFAEKSFCQGDFLLEYKGKRLDEDDGLATESIFTYFFQHSSKIFCIDAQETDCICKYANDDWNNPNATMKKIVVEDVPHLCLFARRDINVGDEIRYDYNYPNAPWRKIKWSIGQKNSDTGINNILYQNQSDNNTNEEFENAIDLFFPREVGDITSDGLMPHSIGDSPARWPTLQNLADGNAESDSAVAVTGDESTDYVPASSESLSISDLSDSKENHTNNKDDNGCKSKPKKLLNKEMQSKKETNRKKRIPRPCLFCGKFIVKLKRHLSTIHKEEPTICKIFSLPFAKRQQEFDIIRKKGIFQYNMQMLKDRKPLIAERHQGRGSMKICTNCSGFFQRKTFHRHHQLCRSKFGSPASATGLCVESMVCHGDEAFADLLTRFQNDEKGNLCRQDELIKTVGRSQFQKHRKKTEKKSESRKAVMANMRLLASLFVEFKSCATKQNVNVSSENMLRREYFMILEEAIQNIATHEDGALKSGLMVNIGNLLKMAAKVMKGTHLMNLDDEKAEQIEKFEAVLQLRWIRNFGDAEYQVVKNRQSKLRLPSELPIENDVTQIRKYTLETMQREVSDDLSLWGPEKFIVVRNLVISRLTLFNARRGGEPSRLLVRHWEEAKREQWIDKQRRSKAISPMDKFLMDNFKVIYHGGKGISHLVPALVPPDCVEALDALSDPEIRQLCDINNKNEFLFPSTRHSMDHASGWHCTKDVATAAGIKTNITATQMRHRAATLYAELDVPENFRDAFFRHMGHSKEINKNVYQCPLAVQEITQVGSYLANIDGFSLPQGNLHNIAPTPSEKHSISSFEEGEEEFRERETSISTQLQNTTQSSSGTSLCDEEIIGKKRVRRYTRWSPSATSSLLTFFKSYIEDTSSTGCKGTLPGRKIIKEFLEKHHDILEGLCEKEKVCATHTKVFNERNKFRRKYDASLKALTE
- the LOC120330366 gene encoding uncharacterized protein LOC120330366 isoform X2, coding for MFLLVTILTIKIMLRLQSKRGRKPIDVAKESCLKNLSTSDFSVKLVDSEIGKGLFAEKSFCQGDFLLEYKGKRLDEDDGLATESIFTYFFQHSSKIFCIDAQETDCICKYANDDWNNPNATMKKIVVEDVPHLCLFARRDINVGDEIRYDYNYPNAPWRKIKWSIGQNNNTNEEFENAIDLFFPREVGDITSDGLMPHSIGDSPARWPTLQNLADGNAESDSAVAVTGDESTDYVPASSESLSISDLSDSKENHTNNKDDNGCKSKPKKLLNKEMQSKKETNRKKRIPRPCLFCGKFIVKLKRHLSTIHKEEPTICKIFSLPFAKRQQEFDIIRKKGIFQYNMQMLKDRKPLIAERHQGRGSMKICTNCSGFFQRKTFHRHHQLCRSKFGSPASATGLCVESMVCHGDEAFADLLTRFQNDEKGNLCRQDELIKTVGRSQFQKHRKKTEKKSESRKAVMANMRLLASLFVEFKSCATKQNVNVSSENMLRREYFMILEEAIQNIATHEDGALKSGLMVNIGNLLKMAAKVMKGTHLMNLDDEKAEQIEKFEAVLQLRWIRNFGDAEYQVVKNRQSKLRLPSELPIENDVTQIRKYTLETMQREVSDDLSLWGPEKFIVVRNLVISRLTLFNARRGGEPSRLLVRHWEEAKREQWIDKQRRSKAISPMDKFLMDNFKVIYHGGKGISHLVPALVPPDCVEALDALSDPEIRQLCDINNKNEFLFPSTRHSMDHASGWHCTKDVATAAGIKTNITATQMRHRAATLYAELDVPENFRDAFFRHMGHSKEINKNVYQCPLAVQEITQVGSYLANIDGFSLPQGNLHNIAPTPSEKHSISSFEEGEEEFRERETSISTQLQNTTQSSSGTSLCDEEIIGKKRVRRYTRWSPSATSSLLTFFKSYIEDTSSTGCKGTLPGRKIIKEFLEKHHDILEGLCEKEKVCATHTKVFNERNKFRRKYDASLKALTE